A single region of the Marmota flaviventris isolate mMarFla1 chromosome 10, mMarFla1.hap1, whole genome shotgun sequence genome encodes:
- the Flg2 gene encoding filaggrin-2: MHMLDRDHDRRLDFTEFLLMVFKLAMACNKVLSKEYCKASGSKKHRHGHRYQEEENETEEEEEETPRRKKGSGPNEFSKCGHHGSGSGQSYSCEQHGPGSGQSSGLGHHGSGIGQSCCGQYGSGSSQSSGCGQHGSGSSQSSGCGQHRSGKGQSSGLGQHGSGSGHSSGFGQHTSGSGHSSGLGQHGSCTGQSSGLGQHGSGSGQSSGFGQHGSGSGQSSGFGQHTSGSSQSSGFGQHTSSSGQSSGLGQHGSGSGQSSGFGQHTSGSGQSSGFGQHGSGTGQSSGLGQHGSGSGHSSGFGQHTSGSGQSSGLGQHGSGSGQSSGFGQHTSGSGQSSGFGQHGSGSGQSSGFGQHGSGSGQSSGFGQHTSGSSQSSGFGQHTSGSGHSSGFGQHTSGSGHSSGLGQHGSCTGQSSGLGQHGSGSGQSSGFGQHGSGSGQSSGFGQHTSGSSQSSGFGQHTSSSGQSSGLGQHGSGSGHSSGFGQHTSGSGQSSGLGQHGSGSGQSSGFGQHTSGSGQSSGFGQHGSGSGQSSGFGQHGSGSGQSSGFGQHTSGSSQSSGFGQHTSGSGHSSGLGQHTSGSGQSSGLGQHGSGSGQSSGFGQHGSCTGQSSGFGQHGSGSGQSSGFGQHTSSSGQSSGFGQHGSGSGQSSGFGQHTSGSGQSSGLGHHGSGSGQSSGFGQHTSGSGQSSGLGQHTSGSGQSSGLGQHGSGSGQSSGFGQHGLGTGQSSGFGQHGSGSGQSSGLGQHGSGSGQSSGFGQHTSGSGQSSGFGQHGSGSGQSSGFGQHGSGSGQSSGFGQHGSGSGQSSGFGQHTSGSSQSSGFGQHTSGSGHSSGFGQHTSGSGHSSGLGQHTSGSGQSSGFGQHGSGSGHSSGFGQHTSGSGQSSGLGQHGSGSGQSSGFGQHGSCTGQSSGFGQHGSGSGQSSGFGQHTSGSGQSSGFGQHGSGSGQSSGFGQHTSGSGQSSGLGQHGSGSGQSSGFGQHTSGSGQSSGLGQHTSGSGQSSGLGQHGSGSGQSSGFGQHGSGTGQSSGFGQHGSRSGQSSGFGQHGSGTGQSSGFGQHGSGTGQSSGFGQHGSGMSQSSGFGQHESGSGQSSGLGQHGSSSGHSSCCGKHTSGMGQSSAGSTDSERQETSHGQSRDTTRRSQSGQRQSTRSGSRPTPQRTPIHTESSESEEHSGISHRHSGSSQGHAGSQHGEAGSTHSERQGTSHGQSRDTTRRSQSGQRQSTHSGSRPTPQRTPIHTESSESEEHSGISHRHSGSSQGHAGSQHGEAGSTHSQRHGTSHGQSRDTTRRSQSGQRQSTRSGSRPTPQRTPIHTESSESEEHSGISHRHSGSSQGHAGSQHGEAGSTHSQRQETSHGQSRDTTRHSQSGQRQSTHSGSRPTPQRTPIHTESSESEEHSGISHRHSGSSQGHAGSQHGEAGSTHSQRQETSHGQSRDTTRRSQSGQRQSTHSGSRPTPQRTPIHTESSESEEHSGVSHRHSGSSQGHAGSQHGEAGSTHSQRHGTSHGQSRDTTRRSQSGQRQSTHSGSRPTPQRTPIHTESSESEEHSGISHRHSGSSQGHAGSQHGETFTVWAETIHTLWIQTNSTKDAYSH; encoded by the exons ATGCATATGCTGGATCGAGACCATGATCGAAGACTAGACTTTACCGAGTTTCTTCTGATGGTATTCAAGCTGGCCATGGCCTGCAACAAGGTTCTCAGCAAAGAATACTGCAAAGCTTCAGGGTCAAAGAAGCATAGGCATGGTCACCGATaccaagaggaagaaaatgaaacagaagaagaagaagaggagacacCAAGACGGAAAAAAG GGTCTGGTCCAAATGAATTTTCCAAATGTGGTCATCATGGGTCTGGTTCAGGTCAGTCCTACAGCTGTGAACAACATGGACCAGGCTCGGGTCAGTCCTCTGGTTTGGGGCATCATGGGTCTGGCATAGGTCAGTCTTGCTGTGGCCAGTATGGGTCTGGCTCAAGTCAGTCTTCTGGCTGTGGTCAACACGGGTCTGGCTCAAGTCAGTCTTCTGGTTGTGGTCAACATAGGTCCGGTAAGGGTCAGTCCTCTGGCCTCGGGCAGCATGGGTCTGGCTCGGGCCATTCCTCTGGCTTCGGGCAGCACACGTCTGGCTCGGGCCATTCCTCTGGCCTCGGGCAGCACGGGTCTTGCACGGGCCAGTCCTCTGGCCTCGGGCAGCACGGGTCTGGCTCGGGCCAGTCCTCTGGCTTTGGGCAGCACGGGTCTGGCTCGGGCCAGTCCTCAGGCTTCGGGCAGCACACATCTGGCTCAAGCCAGTCCTCTGGCTTCGGGCAGCACACCTCTAGCTCTGGCCAGTCCTCTGGCCTCGGGCAGCACGGGTCTGGCTCTGGCCAGTCCTCTGGCTTCGGGCAGCACACGTCTGGCTCAGGCCAGTCCTCTGGCTTCGGGCAGCACGGGTCTGGCACGGGCCAGTCCTCTGGCCTCGGGCAGCACGGGTCTGGCTCTGGCCATTCCTCTGGCTTCGGGCAGCACACGTCTGGCTCTGGCCAGTCCTCTGGCCTTGGGCAGCACGGGTCTGGCTCTGGCCAGTCCTCTGGCTTCGGGCAGCACACGTCTGGCTCTGGCCAGTCCTCTGGCTTCGGGCAGCACGGGTCTGGCTCGGGCCAGTCTTCTGGCTTCGGGCAGCACGGGTCTGGCTCGGGCCAGTCCTCAGGCTTCGGGCAGCACACGTCTGGCTCAAGCCAGTCCTCTGGCTTCGGGCAGCACACGTCTGGCTCGGGCCATTCCTCTGGCTTCGGGCAGCACACGTCTGGCTCGGGCCATTCCTCTGGCCTCGGGCAGCACGGGTCTTGCACGGGCCAGTCCTCTGGCCTCGGGCAGCACGGGTCTGGCTCGGGCCAGTCCTCTGGCTTTGGGCAGCACGGGTCTGGCTCTGGCCAGTCCTCAGGCTTCGGGCAGCACACATCTGGCTCAAGCCAGTCCTCTGGCTTCGGGCAGCACACCTCTAGCTCTGGCCAGTCCTCTGGCCTCGGGCAGCACGGGTCTGGCTCTGGCCATTCCTCTGGCTTCGGGCAGCACACGTCTGGCTCTGGCCAGTCCTCTGGCCTTGGGCAGCACGGGTCTGGCTCTGGCCAGTCCTCTGGCTTCGGGCAGCACACGTCTGGCTCTGGCCAGTCCTCTGGCTTCGGGCAGCACGGGTCTGGCTCGGGCCAGTCTTCTGGCTTCGGGCAGCACGGGTCTGGCTCGGGCCAGTCCTCAGGCTTCGGGCAGCACACGTCTGGCTCAAGCCAGTCCTCTGGCTTCGGGCAGCACACGTCTGGCTCGGGCCATTCCTCTGGCCTCGGGCAGCACACGTCTGGCTCTGGCCAGTCCTCTGGCCTCGGGCAGCACGGGTCTGGCTCGGGCCAGTCCTCTGGCTTCGGGCAGCACGGGTCTTGCACGGGCCAGTCCTCTGGCTTCGGGCAGCACGGGTCTGGCTCTGGCCAGTCCTCTGGCTTCGGGCAGCACACGTCTAGCTCTGGCCAGTCCTCTGGCTTCGGGCAGCACGGGTCTGGCTCTGGCCAGTCCTCTGGCTTCGGGCAGCACACGTCTGGCTCTGGCCAGTCCTCTGGCCTCGGGCACCACGGGTCTGGCTCTGGCCAGTCCTCTGGCTTCGGGCAGCACACGTCTGGCTCTGGCCAGTCCTCTGGCCTCGGGCAGCACACGTCTGGCTCTGGCCAGTCCTCTGGCCTCGGGCAGCACGGGTCTGGCTCGGGCCAGTCCTCTGGCTTTGGGCAGCACGGGTTAGGCACTGGCCAGTCTTCAGGTTTTGGGCAGCACGGGTCTGGCTCTGGCCAGTCCTCTGGCCTTGGGCAGCACGGGTCTGGCTCTGGCCAGTCCTCTGGCTTCGGGCAGCACACGTCTGGCTCTGGCCAGTCCTCTGGCTTCGGGCAGCACGGGTCTGGCTCGGGCCAGTCTTCTGGCTTTGGGCAGCACGGGTCTGGCTCTGGCCAGTCCTCTGGCTTTGGGCAGCACGGGTCTGGCTCGGGCCAGTCCTCAGGCTTCGGGCAGCACACATCTGGCTCAAGCCAGTCCTCTGGCTTCGGGCAGCACACGTCTGGCTCGGGCCATTCCTCTGGCTTCGGGCAGCACACGTCTGGCTCGGGCCATTCCTCTGGCCTCGGGCAGCACACGTCTGGCTCTGGCCAGTCCTCTGGCTTCGGGCAGCACGGGTCTGGCTCGGGCCATTCCTCTGGCTTCGGGCAGCACACGTCTGGCTCGGGCCAGTCCTCTGGCCTCGGGCAGCACGGGTCTGGCTCTGGCCAGTCCTCTGGCTTCGGGCAGCACGGGTCTTGCACGGGCCAGTCCTCTGGCTTCGGGCAGCACGGGTCTGGCTCTGGCCAGTCCTCTGGCTTCGGGCAGCACACGTCTGGCTCTGGCCAGTCCTCTGGCTTCGGGCAGCACGGGTCTGGCTCTGGCCAGTCCTCTGGCTTCGGGCAGCACACGTCTGGCTCTGGCCAGTCCTCTGGCCTCGGGCAGCACGGGTCTGGCTCGGGCCAGTCCTCTGGCTTCGGGCAGCACACGTCTGGCTCTGGCCAGTCCTCTGGCCTCGGGCAGCACACGTCTGGCTCTGGCCAGTCCTCTGGCCTCGGGCAGCACGGGTCTGGCTCGGGCCAGTCCTCTGGCTTTGGGCAGCACGGGTCAGGCACGGGCCAGTCTTCAGGTTTTGGGCAGCACGGGTCTCGCTCTGGTCAGTCCTCTGGCTTTGGGCAGCATGGGTCAGGCACGGGCCAGTCCTCTGGCTTTGGGCAGCATGGGTCAGGCACGGGCCAGTCCTCTGGCTTCGGGCAGCACGGGTCTGGCATGAGCCAGTCCTCAGGATTCGGACAGCACGAGTCTGGCTCTGGCCAGTCCTCTGGTTTGGGGCAGCATGGGTCTAGCTCAGGTCACTCCTCTTGCTGCGGGAAGCACACATCCGGCATGGGCCAATCCTCAGCAGGATCCACTGATTCAGAGAGACAGGAAACATCTCATGGACAGTCTAGAGACACCACTAGACGTTCACAGTCTGGGCAGAGACAATCCACACGCTCTGGATCCAGACCAACTCCACAAAGGACGCCTATTCACACTGAGTCCAGTGAGAGTGAAGAGCACTCAGGAATCTCCCACAGACACTCAGGATCCTCTCAGGGCCACGCTGGATCTCAACATGGAGAGGCAGGATCCACTCATTCAGAGAGACAGGGAACATCTCATGGACAGTCTAGGGACACCACTAGACGTTCACAGTCTGGGCAGAGACAATCCACACACTCTGGATCCAGACCAACTCCACAAAGGACGCCTATTCACACTGAGTCCAGTGAGAGTGAGGAGCACTCAGGAATCTCCCACAGACACTCAGGATCCTCTCAGGGCCACGCTGGATCTCAACATGGAGAGGCAGGATCTACTCATTCACAGAGACACGGAACATCTCATGGACAGTCTAGGGACACCACTAGACGTTCACAGTCTGGGCAGAGACAATCCACACGCTCTGGATCGAGACCAACTCCACAAAGGACGCCTATTCACACTGAGTCCAGTGAGAGTGAAGAGCACTCAGGAATCTCCCACAGACACTCAGGATCCTCTCAGGGCCACGCTGGATCTCAACATGGAGAGGCAGGATCTACTCATTCACAGAGACAGGAAACATCTCATGGACAGTCTAGGGACACCACTAGACATTCACAGTCTGGGCAGAGACAATCCACACACTCTGGATCCAGACCAACTCCACAAAGGACGCCTATTCACACGGAATCCAGTGAGAGTGAAGAGCACTCAGGAATCTCCCACAGACACTCAGGATCCTCTCAGGGCCACGCTGGATCTCAACATGGAGAGGCAGGATCTACTCATTCACAGAGACAGGAAACATCTCATGGACAGTCTCGGGACACCACTAGACGTTCACAGTCTGGGCAGAGACAATCCACACACTCTGGATCCAGACCAACTCCACAAAGGACGCCTATTCACACTGAGTCCAGTGAGAGTGAGGAGCACTCAGGCGTCTCCCACAGACACTCAGGATCCTCTCAGGGCCACGCTGGATCTCAACATGGAGAGGCAGGATCTACTCATTCACAGAGACACGGAACATCTCATGGACAGTCTAGGGACACCACTAGACGTTCACAGTCTGGGCAGAGACAATCCACACACTCTGGATCCAGACCAACTCCACAAAGGACGCCTATTCACACTGAGTCCAGTGAGAGTGAAGAGCACTCAGGAATCTCCCACAGACACTCAGGATCCTCTCAGGGCCACGCTGGATCTCAACATGGAGAG ACGTTCACAGTCTGGGCAGAGACAATCCACACGCTCTGGATCCAGACCAACTCCACAAAGGACGCCTATTCACACTGA